The genomic region ttatttatttattttgagagagagagtgtgtgcgtgagtgtgattggggggaggggcagacagagagagagagagagagagagagagagaaacccaagcagactctacaccatcagcccagagtcccaggcagggctcgagctcacgaatcatgagatcatgagctgagccaaagtcaagagttggacgcttaccaactgagccttccaggagcccctcaaatatatattttaatccttacttatttctttatttgtacatTGCTTGTTTTCTTCTGCTAAGATAAAAGTTCCAGGAAAGCAGAGATCGTTCATTGCTTTGTTCACTAATATATCCCAAGCTCCTAGATGAATGAGTAGCATAAAGTCAGTGCACCATGAGTCTTCATTGAACAATAAATATGGCCTTCCAAAGGAACTGGGAATAGAGCCAAACTACCAGAACTAGGAGGAATTTCAGTGCGGTGAGGGGATAGTTCACAAAGAATGATAAGGATGTTTTAGAAGTGGTTCTTGAAACTGCAGTCACAACAAAACAGaatacaaacaaaccaaaagaaatttGCACTCCTCTCAACTTCCTGTCTTTATCAGGTTTATTATATCAGAAATCTTGACTTTTTCAACATCAGGAGCAGCATGGTGAAATTACCGGCAAATGGAAAATATCTCAAGTATTCTCCTTTAGAAAAATTTACAGGTAGTTTTGCTAAAGTTTTATCGCGTTGATCCATTTGGCAAACGTTTTTTACATATCCATTAAATGCAAGGCTACAGTGTTGATATAAGAATAATAAGGAAGTGGATCAcattaaaacttttctttcaaaagatgTATAATTTCTCTGTAGTAACAAGCAATACAATTGAATAAAGACTGAAGGTTGTACATGCTCAGAATTAAAGCAGGGACTGTTCTGTGAATTTTGTGTTTTGCTACAGGAACCAGGGAAAAGTGGTTGGGTACCTGATGAGGGtaagtaattatttattataagttTATAATGAGCTAGGTACTATCTTAGATattggggaaaaagagaaagaatgtccCTTTGTCAACAAATTTCTATTTAATGGGgagtacaaataaataaatatgtgatcaTTTTTTAGTAATTATAAATGCTATAAGTATATAACTGaagatatcattttttaaaaattatttaatgtttacttatttttgagagagtgagacacatggtgtgaggaagggaggggcagaaagagagggagacacagaatccgaagcaggctccaggttctgagctgtcagcacagagccggcccgatgcggggctcaaactcatgaaccatgagattatgacttgagccaaagtcagaagcttaactgagccacccaggcgccccattttaaaTAAGGAGGCCAGAGAAGACCACAGTGAGGTACTATTTGAGCCTGTACCATGAtgaagtgagagaggaagacatacaAAGATTGGGGGGAAGAGTGTGGAGTTTGGggcaaaggaaacagcaaatactacttattttcaaatgcatactcagcaaatggcaagattgtgttcttttttatggcagagcAAGATTCCATTGTGTGAGTGTCTGTGTCTATGATACATGTCTAGACATATATATACTcctctttatccagtcatcaatCCATGAACATTTGGGTgatttccatagtttggctcttttagataatgctattataaacatcAGAGTATGTGTattccttcaaatcagcatttttgtgtcctttggatagatatctaatagtgcaattgctgggtcgttgGGTAGTTCTGGTTTTAACTtattgaggaacgtccatactgtttccagagtgactgcaccagtttgcattcccaccaacagtgtaagagggttcccctttttctacatcctcagCAACACCTGCAGTTGATGGAgatagagagtattatgctaaccaaaataagtcagtcagagaaagacaaatactatatgatttcatttattttatttattttgtttctgttcagaaacaaaacagatgaatgtcggggggggggggaagagagggaaaccaggaaaacaaactcttaactatagaaaggaactgagggctgctggagcccgggtgggtggggggatgggtgaaatgggtgatgggtactaaggagggcacttgtgatgagcactaggtgttgtatgtaagtgatgaatcactgaattctactcctgaaactaatattacattgtatgttaactaattggaatttaagtaaaaactttaaaaaaaaaaatacacactgtGTTTTTACGTATCCCAATAATTAATCAGTTCGTCGTGATGTTTTGTGCTTTCTAAATCTGCTTGCAAAATTATAACTTGGATATTTCCAAGTGACATTATTCAtggcagaaaggaaaagaaggaagcctATTTGGGTATATCAATGGGTGTTCTTTAAAGCTCTATTTATGCTACTAAGTGGGTATTGGAACAATAACAAAATATGGGATGCCATTAGTGGAATACTTTTATAGTacattttcattaagaaattatCATTGAATAATTTCCGCTCTGCAGAAATAATCTGAGATGATATAGCTTAAGAATAAAAAAGGTTTAtcgatgtaatttttaaaagtttaacggcggggcgcctgggtggctcagtcagttaagcatccgactttggtttctgctcagataatgatctcatggcttcgagccccacataaggctccgtgctggcagcacagagcctgcctgggattttctctctctcctctctctctgcccttgaccACTtgccctgtttctgtctctctcaaaataaaattagaaaaacttattttaaaagttaatgttttttttcttttgaaaatattcaaggaAACAAAAAGCCCTTGAGCCAATGTTACAAGCCTCAAAACAAGATCCACAAGAACTGCTGGCCATGctgattgtttttttctgtcccaAATGTATTTCTTGGCCAAGAGTCCTGTGTGCAGCCTGGAAAACAAGACTAATGTGGCTTGCTCTTTGTCCTAAAGGGCCAGAACATTTAATGGACAGTGAGTCCCTGACTTCCAGTCTTATTAATTTGAGTCCTctacaatataataatatttatagaatataataTTTCTCTATCAATCCACTTGCTAAGACAACTGAGTCATTAATAGGAACTTATGAAAAGTGTGACAGTTGGTAAAATGAACATTTGAGTAAATACCCTCGTCAAATTTCACCTAACAAAAAATATATCCTTACAAAATTCTACACATATTCTGTTGTTATAACTCAGTTTCCTTTATTATGTAAATGCTCAATGTATCATGTAACAGTTCCCTGGGGGCGGGGCGCTtgggcatgcacacacatgcggACCGGTATGTGCGTTCAGGTAATTTTGCGGAAGACTTGGACCCTTTGCAGAAGGTTGCATTCTCTGCATTGGGCTTACTGCTTTAATTGGTGTCATTTGACTTGTTCCTGCCCTGGGTTTTATAAACTGACACCTCAAGAAGATTTATTAGTTCCGATTCATTCTTTTAGCTTCCCTTCGGCAAGCATTGTTCAGACGTGGTTCTGACTCCTCCCGTGGCATTGGATCACAAAAGCACCTGTTAACTGATCGTCTTCTAGGGATCCTCGGTCCCATCTGTGGATGCAGGTCCTGTCAGCTAGACCACCTCATTTTAGCATTCCCCACCAACATTTTGCgtaatgattttaatatttcttgaaaccATTGCCTTGGTGCATGTTTTAACATTAGGAGTTCTGAAATCGCGATTTTCTAATTCCATCCTCTTTTCTGCTTTTACTCTCCCTGAATTTCCCCTCACAAACTGTTAGGTAACCCTGAAATGCAACTCATaatagaaagacaaaataaatatttattttccttatttatcagTTTTCAGAGCAATGCTTTGACACCCCAGCAACCTTCAATAGTAGCCAatgatttattatctttttttcttttttagtatctaaattaaaatttttaaacttaaacatATCTgatgtctttttgaaaaaaaatcttctttaatgtttatttattttttgagagagagagacagaaaaagacagagagagagagagagagagagagagcaagagtggggggaggggaagggagagagaaagacacagaatccgaagcaggctccaggctctgagccgtcagcccagagccccatgcggggcttgaactcacggaccgcgagatcgtgacctaagctgaagttggacgcttaaccgactgagccacccaggcgcccctcatataaAATACTTTTGATACTCCGTCATCATGTTTCACATCACTTCCAATACTATTAATAAAAGtacaaaaaggaagaaggaacaaagaacttGGCCAGGTCTTAGAAATAGTGCCTCTCTGCTTATTACTAATTCTTCCATATTTACATTCCTGATTAGCCACCACTTTGTAGAATTCCTCCATGACCCTAATGATGcatgaaacaaaagcagaaggaacTGGCAAAGGaactaaatttctttataacctgcagcccactgacaaatacttgaggcagccAGAGCAAAATGTTCCTCAGGGAACtgcctactgtcttaatgctaatgctttgctagaggggaaaacaaccttagcgtgacaatagctaggcctccctATCCTGGGAATCTTCTTTGGCAtctgaaaatctcactggaaacttcccttGGACTTTACCTCttcccaactccatagtatataactagTCTCTCCTTgtggtcctggggcagctcttcctgcccacgggttctgtccccgtgctttaataaaatcacctttttgcaccaaagacatcttcaagaattctttcttggccatcagctcagGATCCCGGGAAACCCCGCCCCCATCACCACCAAAAAAACCAaccaccaaccaaccaaccaacaaataaacaaacatctcaTCACCTAACATTCCCAATGTTTAAATGGAATTGAAAAATGATTTACCATGCCAGCATGGTAAATAAATTCAAGAGATTTGAATTTTATGGTCTGCTGTTTACTGTTAGATAAGTTTCTTAGAGTTGCTGCAGTAAGTTACCACAAACCTGGTGGCTTAAACTAGGCCAATGCATTTCCTCATAGTTCTCAAGACTAGTagcctgaaatcaaggtgctggcagggtcatgctccctctgaagatGCTACAGGAGAAGCTTTCCTTGCATCCTCCTAGAGCCCCCTACTCAGTATCAGCAGAGCATTAATCTTCACAAAGACCTCTCCGtgggttctttttctctcttataaggacacactcattggatttagggcccaccctcatCCAGGGCGATCTCATCTCAATCTTCACCTTTATTACATCTGTAAAGATcctgttttcaaataaggtcatattcttaGCTTCTGGATGGACTTGGATATTtggggggacactattcaacccacaACACTATGTTTCTTCACCTGTTGCTCATAGTTCTTTTACAAAACATTGAAGTGACCAGAAATCAATGATCAAATAACTGGTTTATTACAACAGTAGATTTCAAAATGTGGTGAATTGACTAAATACTTTGAACTGTCACCTCTACTAGAAGCATTGAGTAATTCTCCGTATAATAAATCAAATCTCTTTTGAAAATGCACACCTTTGACAAAATTGCATTGAGTGATTAATTAATTTCCTGACACTCTCCTTCACATCTTTGTTTCTGAGGCTATAGATTAGAGGGTTCAGCATGGGGATCACCACGGTATAAAATAAAGAACCTACTTTGATTATGAGCCATGAGTTTTTGGAGTTGGGTACACAGTAAAGGAACAGGACGGTCCCGTGGAAGATGGTGATGGCAGTCAGGTGGGAGGCACAAGTGGAGAAGGCTTTTTGGCGCCCACCAGCAGAAGGCATTTTTATGacagtgacaaaaataaaaatataagtagtGAGGATGATTACCAGGCTGCTCACCTCATTGAACATGGCAATGGCAAAACAAAGCACTTGGCTGATGTAGGTGTCCGAGCAGGACACAGAGACAATGACAGAGTGCTCGCAGACAAAATTATTTATGATGTTAGAGCCACAGAAGGACAATGTCAGGAGAAAATAGGTGAGTGTCAGGGAAGAGACTATACCCCATGAGTAGGGCCCTGCCACTAACGATGCACACAGCTTTTGGGACATGACAGCTTTGTAGAGTAGAGGGTTACAAACTGCCACaaagcggtcataggccatcactGCCAACATGAACGTTTCTGACACTGCAAATATACAAGCCAAGAGAAATTGCACTATGCAGCCTATGAAAGAGATGGTTCTGTCTTCCACAACCAAGTTTTCCAACAGTTTGG from Panthera uncia isolate 11264 chromosome D1, Puncia_PCG_1.0, whole genome shotgun sequence harbors:
- the LOC125911482 gene encoding olfactory receptor 5D13-like, with translation MLLLEGNHSTGATFTLLGFSEYPDLQIPLFLLFLTVYTVTVVGNLGMIMIIRVSPQLHTPMYFFLSHLSFVDFCYSTTVTPKLLENLVVEDRTISFIGCIVQFLLACIFAVSETFMLAVMAYDRFVAVCNPLLYKAVMSQKLCASLVAGPYSWGIVSSLTLTYFLLTLSFCGSNIINNFVCEHSVIVSVSCSDTYISQVLCFAIAMFNEVSSLVIILTTYIFIFVTVIKMPSAGGRQKAFSTCASHLTAITIFHGTVLFLYCVPNSKNSWLIIKVGSLFYTVVIPMLNPLIYSLRNKDVKESVRKLINHSMQFCQRCAFSKEI